Genomic segment of Dehalogenimonas alkenigignens:
CGGAGCGGTATAAGGCTGCCCCGTCATGCCGTTAGGCAGGCCGGGGGTGGTGATTTCCATGGCGCCGGGAATCTGGGTCACCGAAAGCTTGATGACCGGCTGGAAGATTACCTGGCCGGAATTGCCGGCGGTATGGATGGATTCAGAGGCGATGAAATCAAACAGCAGCACCGTGGTCTGCCCGGCGGCGATCTCAAAACCCTTGATGAACTTGAGCTTGCCGCTGGGTAATTTAGCTTCCACAGGCTGGGACTCGCCTTCAAAGCTCACGGTGACCCTGGTGACTTCAAGGCGGATCTGGCCGTATTTGCCCGGCTCAAGCTGATCTTTGACTGCCAGCAGCTGCTCCCGGTCCTGGACCTTGAGCAGGTCGAAGGTCGCCGGGCCGGCGAAGTCCAGGGCCATCCAGCCGCCTTCAGCCTCCGCGGTGCCTGATTTATTGATCTCCACCGAAGCTACGGTCACATTGACCGCGGTAATGACTTTCTGCGGCGGGGCGTCGGTGACGCGGACTTCCAGTTTGCCAGTGGTCGGCTGGCTGCCGAGAACATCGCCCGGGGTGGGAATGCCGAGCTGGGCGCAGCCGGCGAGGACGACCGCCAGAGTGGCCAGAACGCCGGCTGCTTTAGCGATAATGCCTTTTTTCATATTGTTGTCTCCTTTGGCTGATGCTTACATCTGGAATAACGCCCGGACGGAAAAAGCGTCAGGGAAAGCATCATAAAACGATAGTACCGGGCCTGATCCGGGTTCAGGGCATCTTTTCGTAGGCGGCGCCGCTTTCGGCGGCCTGCGGGCTGAGGATGTATTTGCCGGAACCCTGCCCGGTCTTGTTGACGGTGATATCGAAGGTGAATGAGGTTACGGTGCCGGCGCCGACGGTAAACGGAATGCCGATCTGCAGCTTGTTGCTCGGCAGTTTAATATCAATCGTTTCGCCGGACTTCAGCGTTCCCTTCACGCTGCTGGCGATAAGCTCAACCTTGGTGTATTCCCCTTCCGGGACCTCGCCCTGCCACAACTGCCGTGAAGCGGCGCCGATGAGCTGGGTGAGGTCAAACTGTTTCACTTCCGGGGTGAAGGCGACCCAGGCTTCGCCGTCAGCGCCCTTCTTGAGCAGCGCCACCCGGTCAACCGTCACCACCAGGCTGCTGAAGTCCCCGATATCGTTGGGGGCATCGGAAACCAGGAAGCGGAAATTAACAGCGTCGCCCGAAGCCGGGGCGGAGACGATGATGGTCGGCGGGTCGTCACCCGGCGGGTTGATGACATTCAGCCCGGCCAGCCCGGCGACCGCCAGGAGCACCACTCCAACCGCCGCGGCGGCCCAGGCCGGCACCCGCGCCCAGAATGGTTTCCGCCGCCGCCGGTCAAGCGCCTGGTAAAAACGCAGCCTGGCCTGCCGCCTGGAATCAGCAGAAGGCGTAAACCGGGTGGACTGTAAACCCGCCGCGGCTTCCAGCAGCGGCCTGAGTTCGGCGGCTTGCTCAGGGTAATCGGCGATACAGGCCTCAATGCCCTCGCCCCGGATTACCCGGTCGAGGCATTCATCAAGTATGCGGTTGAAATCTCTCTCGTTGTTCATATCTATATCAATCTAGCCCGCAGCTTCTTGAGCGCCGCGGACTGGCCTTCGCGCACCGCGCCGTCGCTCTTGCCCAAAAGCGCGCCGACTTCTGCTGAGGATAAGCCGGCGAAGAACCGCAGCCGGATGATCTCCCGCTGCTCCTCGGTCAGGTTTTCCATGGCGCGCTGCACCCGTTCCATCTCCAGTTTTCTCTCGGCTTGCTCCGCCGGGCTGTCGTCCGATTCAATCTCCACATCTTCGACATCGACCGTCTTCCGCTCCGCCCGCCGCCGGTGGAAATCCACCACCAGGTTATGGGCGATCTTGAACAGCCAGGCGCCCATCGGCAGGCCGCGCTCCTCAAAGCTGTCCAGGGATTTCAGCGCCCGGGCGAAGACTTCCGAGGCCAGGTCTTCAGCCTCCTGCCGGTGTCCGACGCGGGTATAGGCGTACCGGGCGATGCGGTCATAATATTCATCGAACAGACCGGCCAGCTTATTCTCTTTTTGCCTTAAGGAGTCGGACTTCTGCATCAGCCTCTCGGGATTGGGCGACACTTTTAGATAATATACCACAGCCCCGGGCAGGCTTTTCACTCGTAATAACGGGCCGGCTGATATTATGTCAGGCCCCGGGACACCGATTTGTCGGTGTGCCGTCAGCTGTCTCCCCAACCCAAACCGCCGCCGCTCGACACGTTATGGTAGAATAGTTCAGTCTTTTCTGGCTGAGGAGCGGCATGACCCACCAGGCTGTCGCCAAGGTAATCGTCAATCCCGCCGCCGGCGCGGGCAAGTCCATCAAGCACTGGCCGCAAATTAAACGGCAAATGGACCGGCTAGGCATCAAATACGATGTCGTTTTCACCGAACGGGTCGGCCACGGCATCGAACTGGCGCGTGAAACCGCGGCGCAGCATTACCGGTATATCGTAGCTGTCGGCGGCGACGGCACCATCAACGAGGTGGTCAACGGCCTGCTGTCCGTGCCCGGCCAACAGCTCTCCCTGGGGGTGGTCAACACCGGCTCCGGCTCCGATTTCGTGCGGTCGCTGGGCATACCCAGGAACCCTGACCGTGCCTGCCACCACCTGCTCTCCGACAAACGGCTGCTGGTGGACGTGGGCGTCATCGAGTGGGGTGGCATCGCCGCCGGCCGCCGCTATTTTGTGAACGCCGCCGGAGTCGGCTTCGACGCCGAGGCGGTGGAAACCAGGCGCAGGCTGCCCGGGATCTTCCGCGGTCCCGTATCTTACGTGGTCGGCATGTTTAAGACGCTGGCAAGCTATCGCAACAAGTCCATCAACCTCAAGCTGGACGACTCCGCGGAAATCAGCCGTAAAGCCCTCTCTGTTATCGTGGCCAACGGCTGCTACTTCGGCGGCGGCATGAAAGTGGCTCCCGGCGCCGAACTGGCCGATCAGCTTTTCGAGGTGCTGACCATCGGCGATATCGGCAAGTTCGAACTGATCCAGGCTTTCCCCCGCGTTTACAAAGGCACCCACATCACCCACCGCAAGGTAAGGGTGGATCAGGCCTCCATGATATCATTGTCCTCCGATGAACGGCTGCTGCTTCAGGCCGACGGCGAGATTATCGGCGAGGGGGCGTTCAGGTTTTCGCTGCTGCCGGGGGCGCTGAGCGTGATCGTTTAACCGCGTATCGCTGCGATCTCGATTTTTCGCACCGCCTCTTCTAAGACACTTCTGGGGCAGGCGATGTTCATCCGCATGAAGCCCTCGCCCGCCGCGCCGAACCGGTGACCCTCATCCAAACCCAACCCCGCCCTGTGGATAAAGAATTCGCGCAGATCCTTCCGGTCCAGCCCCAGGCCGCGGCAGTCCAGCCATACCAGGTACGTCCCCTGCGGCCGTATCGCTTTAATCCGCGGGATGCGCCTTTCAAAGAAATCAGCCAGGAAATCAAGGTTGCCCTGGAGGTAGGCGAGCAACTGCTCAAGCCACTCGTCGCCGTCGCGGAAAGCGGCCTCAAGGGCGGTCATGGACAGGATGTCCGGGTTGGGCAGTATGCCGGATCTGGCCGCCTGGAAATCGGCGCGGAGGCGCGGATTGGGAATAATGATGACCGATGCCGCCAGCCCGGCCAGGTTGAATGTTTTGCTGGCCGACATGCAGACCACCGAGTTCTGGGCGAATTCCTCGGAAATGGAGGCGAAGGGCGTATGCTTCAGGCCGTCGAAGAGCAGTTCGCAATGCACCTCGTCGGAGATAACGACGGCGCCGGCGTCTATGACGGCTCGGCCGACATCGGTTAGCTCGTCCTTTGTCCAGACGCGGCCGACCGGATTGTGCGGGCTGCACAGGATCAGCGCCTTCGGCTGGGGCGCGGCCATGAAACCGGACCATGGCGGGGCGAAGCGCCTCTTCAGATCTTCAAGGTCAAAGCGGTACCGGCCGCCCTCGAACCGGAGCGGGCTGGCGGCGATGCGGCAGCCGGCGCCGGGCACCAGGCTCCAGAAGGGGTGATAGACCGGGTCGTTGATGACCACGGCATCGCCGGGATGGGTGAAAGCCTTAAGCGCCGCGCCCAGGGCGGAAATGACGCCGGGAGTGAACACCAGCCATTCCGGCTCGACTCTCCAGGCGTATTTGCGCCAAAGACGGGCGACGACAGCGTCAACCAGCGACTGGCTGACGGCGGCGTAGCCGTAGACCGGGTGGGCGATGCGCTTTTCAAGGGCGGCGGTGATCGGATCGGCGATGGCAAAATCCATATCGGCCACCCACATCGGCAGTACATCGGCGCGGCCGAACAGTTGCTGCCTCATATCCCATTTGACGGCCCCGGTGCCGCGCCGGTCGATCAGGCGGCCGAAATCGTATTTCACGATGTTTATTATACGCCGATGCGCTGTTAAATAGAACCGTTGTTCCTTGACAATAAAACAGGCAAGGAATAGGATTCTGCCATCGGCTTGCTCTCCACTTGCCTGCCGCCCGGGAGGTGTTATGAAGGGCAACTGGGAATTCGATTTTTCCGTCCGCGCCGGCAGTCCGGTAGTCACCGTCGCCCCCGGCGGCTCGGCTTCAGTCCCCATCACCGTCGGAATCAAAGGCCAGCCGCAGCCGGTACAGCTTGCAGTCGCTACGGACTGGGGCAGCGCCGGAGTCGCTGCCCAGGTGGCGCCCGGCGTAATGGCGTCGGGCGGGGCGGCGACGCTCCATGTCGTTGTCTCGGCGGCGACACCTCCCGGCAGCTATATGATCGGCGTGCAGGGGACAGCCTCCGGCACCTTCAAGACATCAGAAGCGGTAGTGACGGTGGTAGTCACATCAAAGCCGGAAAAGCGGGAGCAATCCGATCGAGATGACGGCGGGCACAACCCGGATGTTCAACAGGCGGCGGCAGGGAAAAAGACACCGGCGGTCAAGCCAGCGCCCGGCAAGTTGGGCGCGCCGCCGGCGCCGCGGGGTCCCGGCGGTTTCATCATCACGCTGGTGCTGTTCACCGCGCTGGCTTTGGGATTCTACTACATGGACCAGCAGTACGGCTTGATAGACTCTTTTCTTGGTTCACCGTCGGCGACGGCCAAAAACGCCGTATCTACCTACGAGGGTACCCAAACATTCACCATATTTTCCGCCATGGGCGGCAGCCCAAACACGGCTACCGGCCCCGCCAGTGTCAATATCGACGCCGCGGGCAATGTCCTGGGTCCGGTGCTTTTCGGCAAGATCAGCAACGGCGCCTTCACCGGCGAAGCTCACACCCAGGATGGCGCCTCGTACCCGATGGCCGGGACATTCTCGGGCGGCGTTCTCCGGGCGGAATACAGGTCAGCTTCGGTTAGCTGGGTTTGGAACTTGCAACAAAAGTAACGGATGTAAATTTTATCGTGGAATGGAGGCAAACTTGCCTCCAAATTCTTTCTACCGATACTCTGAACTACGGTCCGTACCTTCACCCTGGTAGATACCGCCGTACCCATCGGTCAGGGAGTCGAGCCTGAAAAACACCAGCTGCATCACCTTGGCGTTTCTTTCAACGACAATGCCTTCAGGATGGTAAACGACGACCAGCGACTGCGACCGCCCGGAATAGCCGGCGTCCCAGACGGCGGTGTGGATGGCGGCTCCGCAGCGCAGCAGGCTGGAGCGCGTCCTGCCCAATGCCATCACGTCTTTAGGCAGGCTGACGATCTCGTTATAGGTGATGAGGTAGTTTCCGGCGGCCAGATGGATGCGGCCTGATGAATCGAAAGGCGCGGGGACGAGTGTCGATAATTTCCGGCCGGCATTATCGGCAGGGATGACGCCCGCCCCTTCCAGAGTGAAAACCTCTTTCAGCGTCAGGTCTATGCCGTTGGGCTGCACCTGGTCGCCGAGGTCAATATATCCGGTCAATAGCGGCGGCTCGCTGCCGATGAGGCGTAGTAGTTCAGCTTTGGCGAGGGCGGTCACGGCGGCAAGTCTATCACGGGCGGCGGGCGAGAGGCAATGGAGTAATCTATTCTCCCCGCCGCCATTTGCCGCGGGAGAACAGCCTGGGGAAAAAGATTTTCCGCAACTCCTCGACGGCAAAAATGGAGAAGCCCGCGCCCACGGCGATGGCCCACATCTGCGGTGTCGGCGGCACGGTGCGGAAGGCTGCCTGCAGGAAGGGCAGGTATACCGCCGCCAATTGCAGCAGGACGGCGATGCCAATAGCCAGCAGCAGCCAGCGGTTAGAGAAAAAGCCGATTTTAATAGCTGGCAGTTCATCGCTGCGGGCGATAAAGCCCTTCCAGAGTTCGAAGCTGACAACGGTACAAAAAACGAGTGTCCGCGCTTCTTCCACGGTGAAGCGCTGTTCAGCCCAGTAGAAAATGCCGAAAACCACCGCCGCCATGATAAGCGCGGTATAACCGACCCGCCACATCAGACCAGGATAGATAATGCTTACTTCGGGCGACCGCGGCGGGCTCTTGAGTTCATCGCCGCGCCGGGGTTCCATCGCCAACGGCACGGTAATGGTGGCATCGGTAACCACGTTGATCCAGAGTATCTGGGCGGCCAGCAGGGGGGCATCGCCGAGGATGGCAATGGCCGCCGCCAGCGCCATCAGTTCCCCGATGTTGCTGGCCAGAAGGAAATAAATGACGGCGCGGAGGCGGTTGAAGATGCCGCGGCCTTCTTCAACGGCGGCAACCACCGAAGCGAAGTTGTCGTCAGCCAGGACCATGTCGGCGGCTTCACGGGCAACGTCGGTGCCGGACTTGCCCATGGCCACGCCGATATCGGCTGCCTTGAGCGCCGGGGCGTCATTGACGCCGTCGCCGGTGACGGCCACCACTTCGCCGTGGGACTTCCAGGCGCGGACAATGCGCAGTTTCTGCAGCGGTTCGATGCGGGCGAAGACCGAAACGCCTTTGACCGCAGCGGCCAGTTCGGCGTCCGACAGCGCGGCGACATCGGCGCCGGTCATCGCCCGACCGCCGCCGATGCCCACTTCCCGGGCGATCGCCTGGGCGGTGGCGGCGTGATCGCCGGTGATCATAACCACCCGGATTCCGGCTCCCAGGGCGGCCGCCACCGCTTCCCGGGCTTCCGGCCGCGGCGGATCGGCAATGCCGGCTAACCCGGCCAGCACCAGCTTGCCGGAGATATGTTCCTCTTCAAGCCTGGTAACAGTCGTGGGTAATTCGGCGTAAGCCAGGGCGAGGACGCGCATCGCCTGGCCGGCCATTGTTTCTATCTGTCGCCTGACCCCGTGGCGGGCGGCCTCATCGAGCGCCGCCGGCCGGCCGCCGTTATAGATATGAGAACACATGCCCAGCAGTTTTTCGGCGGCGCCCTTGGCATGGGTTATGTGAACCTTGCCGGCGTCGTTTAAAGTTGCCATGTACTGCCGCTCGGAGGAGAATGGTATCTCATCCAAGCGCCGATATTGTTTATCCAGATCTTCTTTAAAAAGCCCGGCCTTAGCCGCGGCCACCAGCAGCGCGCCCTCGGTGGGGTCGCCGAAGAGGGAACAGCACTCCTGGCCGGTAGTCACCGTGGCGTTATTACACAGCGCGCCGATGCGCAGCGCCAACCGCAGCGTTTCGTCATCGGCGGCAATAACCTTGCCGTCCTCCTGGAACTCGCCATCCGGCCGGTAGCCCTCGCCGGTGATGTCCACGCTGCGGCCGTCAGCGTAGAGCTGGCGCGTGGTCATCTGGTTCAAGGTCAGCGTACCGGTCTTGTCAGAGCAGATGACCGTTGCCGAACCAAGGGTCTCGACGGCAACGAGTTTGCGGATAATGGCGTTGCGCTGAGCCATCATACGCATGCCGATGGCCAGCACAACAGTGACCACGGCAGGCAAGCCTTCCGGGATAGCCGATACCGCGGCGGCTACCGCCAGCAGGAACATTTCCACCGGCTCCAGGCCGCGGATTAACCCGACTCCCAGGATGAGGCCGCATACCGCCAGCAAAATGATGACCAGGTAATTGGACAGCCGGGCGATGCCCTTTTGAAGGGGCGTCTTTTCCTCGGTGATGCCGGAAAGGCTGCCGGCGATGCGCCCCAGTTCGGTATTCATGCCGGTGGCGGCAACGACGGCAACTGCTTTGCCCTGGGTGGCGGCGGTGCTCTGAAAGACCATGTTGGTCCGGTCGCCGACGGTGACCTCGGCCCGGAGCGCGCCAAGGGCTTTTTCGACAGGCTCGGATTCCCCGGTGAGGGAGGACTCATTGACCCGCAGGCCGGCCAGTTCCAGCAGCCGGGCGTCGGCTGGCACCCGGTCGCCCTCTTCGATAATGATGACATCTCCCGGCACCAGGTCAGCCGCGGTGATATCCCTCAATTTGCCGGCCCGGCGCACTTTAGCCCGCGGCGCCGCCATCTCCCGCAGCGCGGCCATGGCTTTCTCCGCCTTACTCTCCTGGATATAGCCGATAACAGCATTGGCCAGCAGCACGCCGAGGATGGTCAGTGTGTCCACAGGATGACCGGTGAATGCGGAAACGGCCGCCGCCGCCAAAAGGACGTAGACCAGCGGGCTGGCGAACTGAGAGAGAAACCTGAGAACCGGCGACTTGCCGGCCTTCTCTTCCAGGGTATTGGCGCCGAATTTGGACAAGCGCTCTTTAGCCTCGGCCTCGGTCAGGCCGGAAGCGCGGCTTTCCAGCCTGGTCAGAGTGTCTGTGGAAGAAAGGGCGTGCCAGTTTTCAGCCATAACAGGCATATTTTAACACGGCGGGCGGTCATATCTATATGCCTTCCGCCGGCAGCGAGCGGCCACTACCCCGCCCGGCCCAGTACGGGGGGGGGTACGAAATCAGCGCTACGTCTTGAAATCAGGCCTTGTCAATGAAATTGGCGGTGAATAACTGCCCTTTGAAAGGCAGCGGCACGACCGTCAGCCGGCGGCGGAAGGCGCGGTGGGTTTTCACGTTGTGGAACCTGACGCTCAAGGTGGTAGTCTTGAATTTCTGAACCGCCGCCCGGTAAGCTCTGACTACCATGGATTGGTCTTCGGCGACGACGTCGGCCAGCGGGGCTTCCATCTCAGCCCACTCATCCGGCGATTCATACCCGAAGACATCGGCAAACTTTTTGTTGCAGACTTTGTGAGTGTCGTCAAGGTAAAGGTAAACCGCCTGAGACGACTTCTCCAGCACAGGTGCAAATTGCGCTGCAAGATCGGCAATCAGCTTCCGGTGATCCAATTCGTTCATACGCCCTCCTTTTACCCGCTAATCCTATTGTCTCACCGAAAAAGCCGGCCTCCAAACAATTGACAGTAGTTGTATAATTGTAGTGTATAACTATATTTATACAAATATTTAGACCGGTTTTGCGAGGCGCGGATGAGACCCGATGTGATCCAGATTGACCACCTGACCAAGATGTACGGCAAGAACCGGGGTATTACCGATGTCTCGTTCAATGTTCAGGAAGGGGAAATCTACGGCTTTATCGGCCCCAACGGCGCCGGCAAGACGACAACGCTGCGGCTGTTAGTCGGCCTTATCTTCCCTACCGGCGGCAGCGCCCGAATCTTCGGCAAAGACGTGGTCAGGCAAGGCGACGTCATCCGGGCTGATATCGGCTACCTGCCGTCCGAAGTCTTTTACTACGAAAACATGAAGGTAATCGACCTTCTAAGGTACTCCGCCAGCTTCTACCGCAAGGACAGCTCAAAGCGGATGCGGGAACTTGCCGAACGCCTGGAGCTCGACACCTCGCGCAAGATCGATGAATTGTCTTACGGCAACAAAAAGAAAGTCGGCATCGTCCAGGGATTGCTGCATTCGCCGAAACTCATCATCCTCGATGAGCCCACCTCCGGCCTGGACCCTCTGATGCAGCGGGAGTTTTTCGACATCATCCGGGAAGAAAACCAGCGTGGAGCGACAGTCCTTTTTTCATCCCACATCCTTTCAGAGGTACAGCGCCTGTGTCACCGGGTGGCGATCATCAAAGAAGGTTCGATTATCAGGATCGATGAGGTAGCCGCCATCAACCGCCAGGCCTACAAGCAGTTCCGGATAACCTCGACCGATCTGAATGTCGACGACCTGCCGGCGGCTGAGGTCAGCGACATCCATCAGGACGGCAGCGAACTGTCATTCCTATTCCGCGGCGATATCGATACCGTATTGAAGCTGATCGCCCGGCACCACGTCACCGATATCCAGATCCTGGAGCCGACGCTGGAAGAGATCTTCATGCATTACTACGAGTAGCCTGAACTAGACTGGGACACGATGAACATTTTCCGCTACGAGTTCCGTAAAAGGCTGATTCCGACCCTCATCTGGGTGGTCTCGCTGGGTGTTTATGTCTACTTCACCTTTGCCTTCTTCGAATCGTTCTCGGGGACCGGAATGCTGGACCTCCTGGACAGCTTCCCCGACGCCCTGAAAAAAGCCTTCGGCCTGGATCAGGACCTGACAACCATCCTGGGTTATTTTGCCTTTGTCGGCATCTACCTCTTCCTGGCTGGAGCCATTTTCTCATCGCACCTGGGCTTCAATGCCGTATCGGTCGAAGAAAGAGACCTCACAGCTGATTTTTTAATCGCCAAACCGGTGACCCGGAACCGCATCGTGACCGCCAAAATCCTGGCCGGGCTCGGCCATATTGTAATATTCACCTCGGCTATGGGAGTGGTCTCGTTCCTGGGAATGGAGTCTTTCAAAGGCGGCCAGGAGTATTCGATGACGACTTTCCTCCTCATCATCGCCGGCCTGTTTATTTTCCAGGTCCTGTTTTTCAGCTTCAGCTTCCTGCTCTCGGTTGCGCTTAAACGGATGGACTCGCCCCTGCCGTTTTCACTGGGCCTGTCTATCGGCCTCTTCATCCTGTATTCATTCGATAGTCTATTGCGAGACACGCCCCTCAAGTATCTGGTGCCTTACGACTATTTTGATCTGGGTTACATTATTGAGAACGGCGCCTTCAAGGCATCCGGGCTGGTTTTAAGCCTGGGCATCATCGCCGCGAGCCTCATTGCCGGCTACGCCCTTTACAACCGGCGGAACATCGCCACCGCAATGTGACCGGGAGCGTCAATGAACATCTTCAAACGGGAATTCAGCTCGAACTTAAAGTCCCTGCTCATCTGGTGCGTCAGCTATCTGGCGATGATGGCGCTGGCGTCCTCCGAATTCGCGGTTTATAACGGTCAGGCAGACGAAGTCAATGCCTTCTTGAATTCATTGCCGGAGGCTTTGAAACAGGCTTTTTCCCTCGATACGGTGCGCCTGGACATCCCGGAGGGTTACTTCAGCTATATCGGCGGCTTCCTGGTGCTGGCTTCCGTCATTTTTGCCGGCCTGGCTGGAGCTCAGATATTATCCAAAGAGATCAATAAAAAAACCTCAGAAACCACCTTCGCCCTGCCGGTGACCCGGCAGAGGATTGTCTCCGCGAAGCTGGCAGCGGCCGCCCTCAGTTGCGTCATCCTGACGGCGGTGACTTTTGCCGGTTCCCTGGGCGCCTTCGCCCGCTTCGGTATCGGGGCTGACTTCATCACCGGGGTTGGAAAGTTCATGCTGGTCGTCCTGGCGCTGCAGATGCTTTTTCTACTTTTCGGCTTTTTTGTCTCGTCGCTGTCCAGGCGGCACAAGCGGACCGGGATGATCGTTGCCGCGGTTATTATCGGGGTGTATTTGTTGTCTTTCTTCTCCAAGCTAAATGAGGATGTCGAGTTCCTAAAGTATTTTTCGCCGTTTGAATATTTCCCCGCTGCCGCGGTGGTCCAGGGGACGGACCTCGAACTCTTCGGCTTTATCGCCGTGCCGCTGCTTGCCATCGGCTTCTTCGCCGGGGCTTACCGGCTGGTAGCGGTGAAAGATCTTTAGGCGGATGGAGGCGATGCGACGGGGGGAGCGATGAAGGTGAACAAGACCGGAAGAAAATTGAGCGCCGCCGGCCGCCGGCCCAAGCGGGAGCTTATCATCGAGACCACGGTCGAGCTTTTCCGCCAGGCTCACGATGTACGCAAAGTGTCCATCGGGGATATCGCCCAGGCCGCCAGCGTCTCGCCGACAACGGTCTACAACCAGTTCGGCAGCCGTGACG
This window contains:
- a CDS encoding ABC transporter permease subunit, which produces MNIFKREFSSNLKSLLIWCVSYLAMMALASSEFAVYNGQADEVNAFLNSLPEALKQAFSLDTVRLDIPEGYFSYIGGFLVLASVIFAGLAGAQILSKEINKKTSETTFALPVTRQRIVSAKLAAAALSCVILTAVTFAGSLGAFARFGIGADFITGVGKFMLVVLALQMLFLLFGFFVSSLSRRHKRTGMIVAAVIIGVYLLSFFSKLNEDVEFLKYFSPFEYFPAAAVVQGTDLELFGFIAVPLLAIGFFAGAYRLVAVKDL